AAATCTTAGTCGCAATTAACGGTATTTACGTCTTATAGTAAATCATTCTTACAATGACTTCGGAGACAAATCGAACTATTAGGTTCGAATTCAAGCCACCTCTGATTTACAAATGCCCAGAGGCGGAATCGAACCACCGACACGAGGATTTTCAGTCCTCTGCTCTACCGACTGAGCTATCTGGGCATATCTAGATGTTGTATCTATGATATGCTTTGTTGCTAACTGCCCGAGACCGGAATCGAACCGGTACGATTTTTACATCGCAGGATTTTAAGTCCTGTGCGTCTGCCAATTCCGCCACTCGGGCATGAAGTATCTTAATAACTTCATGATCAGTTAAGATTTATCCTAACTTAATGGAGGGAGAAGGATTCGAACCTTCGAAGTCGTAGACAACAGATTTACAGTCTGCCCCCTTTGGCCACTCGGGAACCCCTCCGTAGCGACAAGATATATAATATCACATCTACAGAATTTGTCAACAGCTTTTTTGCATAATTTATGAAATACTTTTAATTTCTACATAGTACTCACGTGTACTGGATGCCAACTTGACTAAACGTATCTTTTTTTGGTGCTCAAGCATCTCTTCTTCTGTGATATGATCAAGAATAACTTCCAAATCACTCGTTCCTAGACCTAGGGCCTCGACCATGTCTTTATAAAAGTATTTTCCATCATTAATCTGTTGTATAAACCCTAAGAAAGCTGTCTTATAGACCAGCAGATCCTCTTCTGAGATATTGTGATAGTTAAGTGTCGCCGTTGTATTGTAGCCATTAAGCCATACATCATGTTTATATGCTTCTTGACTCTCTCGTCGCCGCAGCTCTTTTTCATCATCCGAGACTAGAACAATGTCAAAGCGAAAGTTCATCCCGCCAAACTGATGATAATCATCAACCATCTGTCGGTTACCTCGTCTTTGTTCTAAGTCCGTTCTTATCGTGTCCCATTCATGTTCTAAGTCTCGGCTTATTCCAACGTATTTCTTTTTATTCGCTGTGTTTGTTATA
This sequence is a window from Vallitaleaceae bacterium 9-2. Protein-coding genes within it:
- a CDS encoding GIY-YIG nuclease family protein, producing MRGIQGVYVITNTANKKKYVGISRDLEHEWDTIRTDLEQRRGNRQMVDDYHQFGGMNFRFDIVLVSDDEKELRRRESQEAYKHDVWLNGYNTTATLNYHNISEEDLLVYKTAFLGFIQQINDGKYFYKDMVEALGLGTSDLEVILDHITEEEMLEHQKKIRLVKLASSTREYYVEIKSIS